TGGGAATGGCAGGGAGGATCCCGTGACCGGCATGGACCAGTGGCTCCatactgtatgactctgactGTAACTTCCACTCCAACCCAAACCCCTGTTCTCCGAGACTCTTACTCAGTGACTGAATGAGGAGAAGACCTATGCCTCCTTGCACTTTGCCCTGCTGAGGCACGCTTTAGGCCTCGCTCCTTTTGTAATGCAGGAAATGTGCTATTCCATGcaggcacagcaagatcccacagtcACACTGCTGGTGAACAGCACTGGCCTCCTCTGTGCCCTCCAGTGAAATCGCAGAGGAGCAGGAAGAGCCCTGGCTTTGTTCCCTCCACCTCGGAGGACGGAGAATGTTTAACACAGCATGTGGCTTTGGCCACCGATCTGCTGAGAGGTTGTACTGTCTGGTCTGATTCTTCGTTGGGATTTTGTCAGAGAGAGTcagacagcactgaaacaggcccttcagcccttcatctGTGTACTAACCACTCaattttacactaatcctacctcCTAAGTGAGTGCATTTCATTCTCCTCACTGTACCACCAATTCACCCACACACAAAgatcaaaataaaattatatatggCATCATATATGACCCTGtgagatttgtttttcttgtgggcatacatggtaaatccaagaaacacaacagattcaataaaagaccacacccgACAGGATGGACAGACAACCGTTGTGTAAAAGATGACAAACTTTGCGaacacaaaagagaaaaaaataaataagcagtaaatatggaCCTTGAGATGAGTGCTTGAGAGTGACCCCGAGGTCAgttatggggtgagtgaagttatctgctctGTTTCGAGAGCcggatggtcgaggggtaataactgatcctcaACCTGGAGGTAATGgtcgtgaggctcctgtaccttcttcctgatggcagcagtgagaggagagcatggcctgggtggtaggggtccttgatgatggtcggggggcaatttacagtgcagATTAACCCACCGACTTGTACattgttgggatgtgggagggaccCAGGGATACCCACACGGTCACTAGGAGCATGAAATCAAGTTCCTGGATCCCcacaagttgataaggtggttaaaaagGTGTTATGGTATGCTGGCTTCATTTGagggagatacagtggaaaaacttgccctgcatactgtccatacacagtgcattgagatagagcatggtaaaacagtaacaaattGCAGTCatacagaaagtgcagtgcaggtaaaatcAAAACGAGCTCGATTATGAGGTCTAtgttgtactagggaaccattcaagagtctgttatgggcatagaagctgtccttgagcctggtggtacgagctttcaggcttttgtgtcttctacccgatgggagaggggcagaagagagaatgcccgAGGTGGGTcaggaggggaaggtagtttccTTGATCTGCTGAGCTACTGTATGTCCACAGATCTCCGCTGTGTCtcgcagtcacaggcagagcagttgccgtaccagtAGGCTGCTCAAACAATCTCAAATACTaggggagcatagttttaaggtgtgcATGTGGGGGGATGTTTAAagaagatgtgcagggcaagaaTTTTTTTAAGACAATGGTGGTGGTAGAGTTACTGAAGAGGTTGTCCTGTGGTCACACGTGTGTGCCAGGACATGGACTACGTGGGGGCGGAAGGGATTTAGTTTACTTGGACATGGGTTAACAGGACAGgctctccctcaccaccagttCTGCATCCTTCCCTGCCAAACTGTCTCTCAAAAGTTGTTAtggtacctgcctcagccacttcctctggcagctcgttccacacatacCTTCTGTGTATGTATAAAAGAAGGTTATCCTCAAGTTTATATCAattattttcaacctctcatcttaaaccctgTAGATTTAAaatttccccaaccctgggaaaagtctgCATTCAcccaccctatcaatgtccctcatgattttgtatgtcTATAAGATCACCGCTCAGTCGCCTGCatttcaagaaaaaaaagtctgcttCAGAttggaatcgggtttaatatcccTGGCATACGTTGCgctatttgttgttttgcggcagtggtACAGTGTAATTAAAAACTATACAAAGAATATATTAAAACATTAATTGAATAATTATTgcaaaaagaaagggggaaaatactgagctggtgttcatgggttcattgtccattcagaaatctgatggcggaggggaaggagttgttcctgaaacatggagtgtgggtcttcaggttcctgtacctcctgcctaacttctccctataactcagcatCCTTTTAAAGATTCTCTGCACTCCGTCCAGCTTAATAAAATATTTCCTATGGCAGGGTGACTGAAAGTGAGCACAAcactccaagtttggcctcaccagtgtcctcTACAACTGCACCATGACCTCCTAACATTTTTACTCAGAACGTTGCCTGGTGAAAATCAGTGTGCCAAAAGCCTGTTTCACTGACCTGGCCACCTGTGATGCATCCTAATAGtgtgctttctacagtgcatcaatTAAAAATCTCAACTACTAGGGAccataggccatttggcccatcgagtctgttccaccattctatcatggctgatacattgtccctctcaactgtttctcctgccttctccctgtaacctttgtcatccttactaattaagaacctgtctacctctgctttaaatatacccgatgacttagCTCCCACTGCCAACtctagcaaagaattccacagattcaccactggctaaagaatttcgtactcatctctgctctaaagggacgaCCTCCTGGTCCCAGACTCAAACTATAGGAAACGTCCagtccacgtccactctgtctttgcctttcagcatttggcaggtttcagtgagattccaccCCCAGCGAGTACAGTCCGAGAGTCATCAGGcactcctcatttgttaaccctttcgttACTGGGATCATTCCTgtaaaacctcctctggaccgtctacaatgccacaaaatgctggaggaactcagcaggccaggcagcattaacaGTCGgcttttcgggccaaaacccttcgtcaggacattatACGTCCTTTCTTGgataacaggcccaaaactgctcattgtattccaaatgcggtctgatcaatgcttttatattgaagtgaatgccaacattgcatttctttaagatgagaggggggaaGTTGAAAGGAGAGAAGGGAGGCAAGTTTTTCTATACACAAAGGAGGATGAATATCTGGAATAGGCTGTTAGGGAAGGTGGTGAAGATGATTAAGAAGTAGTTTGCTGGCCCCATGAATGGGTAGGGATCTTACATAtgagtaggcagaagggatttagtCTATCTTGGCACTGTTAGGTCGAAGCTCCATGCTATCCTGTGCCTCACTCTACGTTCTGCTGTCTCTCTCCCCGGCTGCAGGCTGCAAGATCAAAGCACTGCGGGCAAAGACCAACACTTACATCAAGACACCGGTGCGTGGCGAGGAGCCGGTCTTCGTGGTGACGGGCCGACGGGAGGATGTGGCCATGGCGCGGCGGGAGATCATATCGGCAGCCGAGCACTTCTCACTGATCCGCGCCTCGCGCAACAAGGACGGGGCACCGAATGGCGCCGCACCGCTGCCGCCAAACCTGCCGGGCCAGACCACCATCCAGGTGCGGGTCCCCTACAGGGTAGTGGGGCTGGTGGTGGGGCCCAAGGGCGCTACCATCAAGAGGATCCAGCAGCAGACGCACACCTACATTGTGACGCCCAGCCGCGACAAGGAGCCCGTCTTCGAGGTCACCGGGATGCCGGCCAACGTAGACCGGGCCCGCGAGGAGATCGAGGCGCACATCGCCACCCGCACCGGCGGCTTAGTGGACCTGGGCGACGACAACGACTTCCACGGCGACGGCCTGGAGCCGGGCCTAGCAGCCGCACGCCCTCACCGGGTCTGGAGCAAGTCAGCGCTAGGGCCGGGCCGCAAGCCCCTCCCCGGCTACCGCGGGGGTGGGCCGGCTCCCACGGACTACTACTACGGCGGCGCCAAACTGGCAGAGCCTCCCCATCCCCACCACCCTCAGCACCACCCTCCCTCCTTTGCCAACGGAGTGGTCTTCGGCGAGGCCTTCCCGCCCTCCCCCTTTGGTGCTGAGGCCCGGGAGATGGAGCCTGCAGCCGGTCCCCTCTGGACTCCTCGCCCTGAGCTGGTGGGCCCGTCATCGGAGACCCGGCGGGGCAGTGCTGGAGGGGGCGGAGGGCTGTCCCAcctctcacccaccctccccgaGTCCAGCCTGATTGCCGGCGGCCACTCGCTGGCCCGTCGGGCTCACAGTGACCCGCTTCAGGGCAACCTGCGGCCGGCGGGTCCCTCCGGCCGACCCCCCTCGCCgggcggagggggagggggcagccGCCATCCCAGCAGCCGCGAGTGCCAGGTCTGCTTCGAGAGTGAGGTCACGGCCGCCCTGGTACCCTGTGGTCACAACCTCTTCTGCATGGAGTGCGCCAATCGCATCTGCCAGCGCAGTAACCCGCACTGCCCCGCCTGTCTCAGCTCCGTCACCCAGGCCATCCGCATTTTCTCCTGATTTGCCACCCTGCCCCCACTTCAGTCTCCATTTCCTTTTCTTTAATCCGTTTTCCTTTGGTTGTAGGCATTTGGATTGGGTCAGGACACATGGGCGAAGTTGGCTGGGGTGCCCATGATGTGCCCACGCTCCCTGTCCCTTTAACTTTCACTTTCCACCTCCCTCAGCCCTCCTCCCTCTTACCCCCTTCCTGCCCAACCGGTGACTGGCGGGCTTGTCCTGCCCCTTGCGCGGGGGTAGTTGGGGAAAAACACTACAAAACCTCGAGGGAAGGAGGTGGTTTCCTGACCAGGTCATTGAGCGAGGACCCTTCTGTGGGGCACGAAGACCATTGGGAGGGATGGGGGTCCTGGGGTTGTCTGGGACAAAGGCTGGagcatctccctccctctcccttcccccggcCCCCGGCCCTGATCCACCACTTCCGCACCCTTCGGCCTGAGCAAACCTCAGGCTGCCGAGGCTTGGCTCGTGGGCAGCTGTGGCACTGCCTTGGAATGGCTCCACTTGGAAATCGGGGATTTTCCTGcacgttggagagagagagagctgggtcagctCAGTAGCCAGTGAACAAACCACCAGAGATCTGTTACCCTTGTTGTCGGTGGACAACAGGACATCAGAGAGCTGCGACCAGAGAATTTTCTTGAAATCCTGACCATTTTTTTTGGTAATCATTAATTGAAGTCACCTCAGATCGGGTGACAAGGTGTGGTGTTGTAAGTCCAATTGATGAGAGTAACAAGTATGTTTCTAGATTCCTGTTATTGTATGGTTATGCCAATGCTGCTGGGCCCGCAGTGTTTTCAGTCAAActgttctttctctccctctgcctcccactccctctcactctttcctctctttcctccccccctctctctctctctctcgctctttttccatccctctttctctctcctccctctctctccctcttgcttctctcttgcttttctcctccctccctttctcactTTTCCTTTCACTCTCACTCACTTTAACCTCCTCGctttttcccctctcttctcGCCTGCCCTTTCCCGTCATTGTTTCACATTGCCAGGGTCTTTGGCAATTAAGCCACACATATTGTGTGGAGTTGTGTGTGACCTGTAACACCGATGTCCTTGCAAATGGATAGATTTCCCTTTTGAACAAATAAGCGCTGAGCAGAGGGAACTGAAGGAAAATCATTTTTGTAGAAAGTGTAAGAATTCAGCCACAGCCTGGTTTTCTTTCCCCAGCCCCTCTGTTCCCACCCAAGCCTTCCATGATTTGATAGCCATGgagctgtttgagctgtgccttgtcCCACCATCTGTAACAACTCTTGGGATACGGATGTGGGTGCACTGAGCTTTGGAGAACTGACTCCTGCTGTGGCTCTTCCCAAAGTAAACCCATTTGTTGGGAATGTTGGTGGCTGAGGACTGTGTGCTTGTCCAGagatggaggaggagggagagaatgtCTCTGGTGGAAGTAGGGCGATTCTCACCTGGGTTCACGCCCTTCTGCCTCGGATCAGAGACATGGGTGCTGTGTGAGGAAGGTTCGAACGAGAACTGGTTGTAGTTTGTGGTATTCATAGTTCAACATTTGGATGAGTTTTACTCTTTCTGTCCACATTCAAGTTTGGGTTGATGGAACACCTCTGAGTGGTAATCCATAGTTTAAGGAGGGAAAGACAAAGGTTGATGTGTTCATGGAAGGATGTTGCATTAATTGAGATGCATAGATACTTCAGTGGGGGTCTGctagttcccatccccatctccctctTGCTCAGCTCCCTGTCGTGGCTATGGCATCCCCTACCCTGTGCAGCTGTTTATTCTGACAGTGTGGCAGACCGTCAGCGCAGCTCAAACAGCGACAGCccaagacaaaggaactgaatgAGGCCACTTGGCTTCCCGggtcaccatttcatcatggctaacttatcatccctcctcaccccattctTTTATCTTCTCCCGTgaccttt
The sequence above is drawn from the Mobula hypostoma chromosome 2, sMobHyp1.1, whole genome shotgun sequence genome and encodes:
- the LOC134343091 gene encoding RNA-binding protein MEX3B-like codes for the protein MPSSELLMERNGNGSVELGRSAPLELDVEMEMEMGLGMGRMLEEEQRALQIALDQLSMLGLGEEQEGPELLEEEEDDEENLNNNNNNGGAGPQHHRDTYLAALYEGGEGKKKSNNTTECVPVPSSEHVAEIVGRQGCKIKALRAKTNTYIKTPVRGEEPVFVVTGRREDVAMARREIISAAEHFSLIRASRNKDGAPNGAAPLPPNLPGQTTIQVRVPYRVVGLVVGPKGATIKRIQQQTHTYIVTPSRDKEPVFEVTGMPANVDRAREEIEAHIATRTGGLVDLGDDNDFHGDGLEPGLAAARPHRVWSKSALGPGRKPLPGYRGGGPAPTDYYYGGAKLAEPPHPHHPQHHPPSFANGVVFGEAFPPSPFGAEAREMEPAAGPLWTPRPELVGPSSETRRGSAGGGGGLSHLSPTLPESSLIAGGHSLARRAHSDPLQGNLRPAGPSGRPPSPGGGGGGSRHPSSRECQVCFESEVTAALVPCGHNLFCMECANRICQRSNPHCPACLSSVTQAIRIFS